In the Magnolia sinica isolate HGM2019 chromosome 15, MsV1, whole genome shotgun sequence genome, one interval contains:
- the LOC131227973 gene encoding probable aquaporin SIP2-1 produces MVRIPVILADFIISFMWVWSGALNRIFVYKTLGLGSQPNGEMIKGSLSILIMFFFAWLGKVSGGGAYNPLTVLSGAVSGSLGGFLLAVGGRIPAQVIGSIIGVKLIKETFPEVGHGPRLNIDIHWGALTEGLLTFAIVILSRGLAKSNPSSFFIKTWITSVSKLSLHILGSDLTGGCMNPASAMGWAFARGDHITKEHLFVYWLAPVEATLLAVWTFKLLVQPHKKQKQLEEEKVAKTKSD; encoded by the exons aTGGTCAGGATTCCAGTTATCTTGGCAGACTTCATCATCTCATTCATGTGGGTGTGGTCAGGAGCTCTGAACAGGATCTTTGTCTACAAGACACTGGGCTTAGGATCTCAACCCAATGGAGAGATGATCAAGGGGTCCCTCTCTATCCTGATCATGTTCTTCTTTGCGTGGCTGGGGAAGGTCAGTGGAGGTGGGGCCTACAACCCTCTCACTGTCTTGTCTGGTGCTGTCTCTGGGAGCTTGGGTGGGTTCCTGTTGGCTGTGGGTGGGAGAATTCCTGCTCAG GTAATTGGATCTATAATTGGAGTGAAGCTCATCAAAGAAACCTTTCCTGAAGTAGGACACGGGCCACGTCTGAATATCGATATCCATTGGGGAGCGTTGACGGAAGGACTACTCACATTCGCGATCGTGATCCTTTCACGTGGGCTTGCAAAGAGCAATCCCAGCAGTTTCTTCATCAAAACATGGATTACGAGCGTCTCAAAACTCTCTCTCCATATACTAGGTTCGGATTTGACTGGTGGATGCATGAACCCTGCCTCT GCCATGGGATGGGCATTCGCTCGTGGGGACCACATAACAAAGGAGCATTTGTTTGTATACTGGCTTGCACCGGTGGAGGCGACTCTTTTGGCTGTGTGGACATTCAAGTTGCTTGTTCAGCCCCACAAGAAGCAGAAACAGCTGGAAGAGGAGAAGGTTGCCAAGACCAAATCAGACTAA